A window of Apodemus sylvaticus chromosome 9, mApoSyl1.1, whole genome shotgun sequence contains these coding sequences:
- the Bzw1 gene encoding eIF5-mimic protein 2 isoform X2 yields MLLEQNLTTAAMQKHSSTFWWLAECWPQVFNKLIRRYKYLEKGFEDEVKKLLLFLKGFSESERNKLAMLTGVLLANGTLNASILNSLYNENLVKEGVSAAFAVKLFKSWINEKDINAVAASLRKVSMDNRLMELFPANKQSVEHFTKYFTEAGLKELSEYVRNQQTIGARKELQKELQEQMSRGDPFKDIILYVKEEMKKNNIPEPVVIGIVWSSVMSTVEWNKKEELVAEQAIKHLKQYSPLLAAFTTQGQSELTLLLKIQEYCYDNIHFMKAFQKIVVLFYKAEVLSEEPILKWYKDAHVAKGKSVFLEQMKKFVEWLKNAEEESESEAEEGD; encoded by the exons ATGCTTCTGGAGCAAAACTTGACTACCGCCGCTATGCAGAAACACTCTTCGACATTCTGGTGGCTGGCGGAATGCTGG CCCCAG GTTTTTAACAAGTTAATCAGGCGCTACAAATACCTGGAGAAAGGTTTTGAAGATGAAGTTAAAAAG TTACTGCTCTTCCTAAAGGGATTTTCAGAGTCAGAGAGGAACAAGCTCGCCATGTTGACTGGGGTCCTTCTGGCTAATGGAACCCTTAATGCATCCATTCTCAACAGCCTTTATAATGAGAATTTGGTTAAAGAAG GGGTTTCAGCAGCTTTTGCTGTAAAGCTCTTTAAATCATGGATAAATGAAAAAGACATCAATGCAGTTGCTGCGAGTCTTCGGAAAGTCAGCATGGACAACAGACTGATG GAGCTGTTCCCTGCCAATAAACAAAGCGTGGAGCACTTCACTAAGTATTTCACTGAGGCAGGCTTGAAAGAGCTCTCCGAGTATGTCCGCAACCAGCAGACCATTGGGGCTCGCAAGGAACTCCAGAAGGAGCTCCAGGAGCAGATGTCCCGCGGCGACCCATTCAAGGAC ataattttatatgtaaaggaggagatgaaaaaaaataacatcccAGAGCCGGTGGTCATCGGGATAGTGTGGTCAAGCGTGATGAGCACCGTGGAGTGGAACAAGAAAGAGGAGCTCGTAGCAGAACAAGCCATCAAGCACTTGAAG cAATACAGCCCTCTACTCGCTGCCTTCACTACTCAAGGTCAGTCTGAGCTGACTCTGTTACTGAAGATTCAGGAGTATTGCTATGACAACATTCACTTCATGAAAGCCTTCCAGAAAATAGTGGTGCTTTTTTATAAAG CTGAGGTCCTGAGTGAAGAGCCCATTCTGAAGTGGTATAAAGACGCACATGTTGCAAAGGGAAAAAGTGTCTTCCTTGAGCAAATGAAGAAGTTTGTAGAATGGCTCAAAAATGCTGAGGAGG AGTCTGAGTCTGAAGCTGAAGAAGGTGACTGA
- the Bzw1 gene encoding eIF5-mimic protein 2 isoform X1 translates to MNNQKQQKPTLSGQRFKTRKRDEKERFDPTQFQDCIIQGLTETGTDLEAVAKFLDASGAKLDYRRYAETLFDILVAGGMLAPGGTLADDMMRTDVCVFAAQEDLETMQAFAQVFNKLIRRYKYLEKGFEDEVKKLLLFLKGFSESERNKLAMLTGVLLANGTLNASILNSLYNENLVKEGVSAAFAVKLFKSWINEKDINAVAASLRKVSMDNRLMELFPANKQSVEHFTKYFTEAGLKELSEYVRNQQTIGARKELQKELQEQMSRGDPFKDIILYVKEEMKKNNIPEPVVIGIVWSSVMSTVEWNKKEELVAEQAIKHLKQYSPLLAAFTTQGQSELTLLLKIQEYCYDNIHFMKAFQKIVVLFYKAEVLSEEPILKWYKDAHVAKGKSVFLEQMKKFVEWLKNAEEESESEAEEGD, encoded by the exons ATGAATAATCAAAAGCAGCAAAAACCAACGCTATCAGGCCAGCGttttaaaaccagaaaaagaG ATGAAAAAGAGAGGTTTGACCCTACTCAGTTTCAAGACTGTATTATTCAAGGCTTAACTGAAACCGGTACTGATTTGGAAGCAGTAGCTAAGTTTCTTGATGCTTCTGGAGCAAAACTTGACTACCGCCGCTATGCAGAAACACTCTTCGACATTCTGGTGGCTGGCGGAATGCTGG CCCCAGGTGGTACACTGGCAGATGACATGATGCGCAcagatgtctgtgtgtttgcagcACAAGAAGACCTAGAGACCATGCAAGCATTCGCTCAG GTTTTTAACAAGTTAATCAGGCGCTACAAATACCTGGAGAAAGGTTTTGAAGATGAAGTTAAAAAG TTACTGCTCTTCCTAAAGGGATTTTCAGAGTCAGAGAGGAACAAGCTCGCCATGTTGACTGGGGTCCTTCTGGCTAATGGAACCCTTAATGCATCCATTCTCAACAGCCTTTATAATGAGAATTTGGTTAAAGAAG GGGTTTCAGCAGCTTTTGCTGTAAAGCTCTTTAAATCATGGATAAATGAAAAAGACATCAATGCAGTTGCTGCGAGTCTTCGGAAAGTCAGCATGGACAACAGACTGATG GAGCTGTTCCCTGCCAATAAACAAAGCGTGGAGCACTTCACTAAGTATTTCACTGAGGCAGGCTTGAAAGAGCTCTCCGAGTATGTCCGCAACCAGCAGACCATTGGGGCTCGCAAGGAACTCCAGAAGGAGCTCCAGGAGCAGATGTCCCGCGGCGACCCATTCAAGGAC ataattttatatgtaaaggaggagatgaaaaaaaataacatcccAGAGCCGGTGGTCATCGGGATAGTGTGGTCAAGCGTGATGAGCACCGTGGAGTGGAACAAGAAAGAGGAGCTCGTAGCAGAACAAGCCATCAAGCACTTGAAG cAATACAGCCCTCTACTCGCTGCCTTCACTACTCAAGGTCAGTCTGAGCTGACTCTGTTACTGAAGATTCAGGAGTATTGCTATGACAACATTCACTTCATGAAAGCCTTCCAGAAAATAGTGGTGCTTTTTTATAAAG CTGAGGTCCTGAGTGAAGAGCCCATTCTGAAGTGGTATAAAGACGCACATGTTGCAAAGGGAAAAAGTGTCTTCCTTGAGCAAATGAAGAAGTTTGTAGAATGGCTCAAAAATGCTGAGGAGG AGTCTGAGTCTGAAGCTGAAGAAGGTGACTGA